The window GCAGCGGCGCTCGAATGCTACCGTATTTATGAAATGAAGCACTCAGCGGTGCAGGAGAAAGATCGGGCGGAGGACGTCGTAGGCGAAATAGCCGGCCATCGCCGATGCGGGAATCGTGAGTATCCATGCCCAGACGATCCGTGCGCCCACGATCCAGTTCACTTTCCTGCGTCCGTGGGTAAGGCCGACGCCGAGGATCGCCGAGGTGATGACATGCGTCGTGCTGATGGGGATCCCCATTGCGGTGGCGGTGAGGATGACCCCCGCGGAAGAAGTTTCCGCGCAGAAGCCGTGGACGGGATCCAGCTTTACGAAATCGGTCCCGACCGTCTTGATGATCCGCCATCCGCCCATCGCCGTGCCGGCCGCCATCGATGCGGCGCAGCCGAGGATGACCCAGGCGGGAATATGGAACGTATCGAGGGCGCCGTAAGATACCAGTGCGAGGGTGATGACCCCCATGGACTTCTGCGCATCGTTGGAACCGTGGGAAAACGCCATGAAGGCGGCGGAAATGATCTGGAGCTTACGGAAGTTGCGATTCAGGGGGGAGGGGTGGTATCCCCGGAAGATCCAGAATATCGCGAGCATGATGAGAAATGCCGCCAGCGTGCCGGCCAGCGGGGATACTACGATGGCGGCGAGGATCTTCGTCAGCCCATCCCATTTCAGCACTCCGAATCCGCGGTCTGCTACCACCGCCCCGACGAGCCCGCCGATGATCGCGTGGGAGGATGATGACGGTATGCCGTAATGCCAGGTGAGGAGGTCCCAGAAGATCGCTCCTGCCAGGGCAGAGAGGACGACCACCTGCGTTACGTTCGAAGGGTCCACGATCCCCTTGCCGATTGTCGCCGCAACATGAGTGGAAACGAGCGCCCCGACGAAATTGAGGCCCGCCGCCATGAGGATGGCGTTCCGGATGGACAGGGCGCGGGTCGATATGCAGGTGGCGATGGCGTTGGCGGTATCGTGGAACCCGTTGATGAAATCGAACGCCAGAGCCGAGATGATCACCAGGACAAGGAGCGCAAACGAGCTCTCAGGCATTCTTGAGAGCCACCCCTTCCAGGACATTGGCCGCATCCTCGCAGCGGTCGGTCGCCGTTTCCAGCGTTTCGTAGATCTCCTTCCACTTGAGGATCGTGATGGGGTCCTTCTCCCGGTCGAACAGGTAAGCGATGGCGTCGCGGCAGACGCGGTCGGCCTCGTTCTCCAGCGAGTTGACCTCCACGCAGTGTTCGTACACCCCGTCCATCTTCTTCGACATGCGGGCTATCCCGCGGTTCAGCTCCCTGACGGACTTGAGTATCAGGAACCCCAGCTCCTTGGCTTGAGGTGTAGGCTCGACTACCTTGTAAAGAACGATTCGAGTGGCGGCCGCGTGGATGAGGTCGATCACGTCGTCGAGCGACGATGCGAGCGCCAGGATGTCCTCACGGTCGATCGGGGTGATGAAAGTGGTGTTCAGCTTCTTCACGATGTCGTGCGTGATCGTGTCGCCCTTGTGCTCTACTTCCTCTATCTGCCGGGCCTTTTCCCTGACGTCCTCGAAATGGTCGAGGAGGTCCTTGAGGATTTCCGCGCCCTCCATGATGTTATGCGACGCCTTCTCGAACAGAACGAAGAATTCCTGGTCAGCCGGGAGTATGCGGAACATGCAGCGGCTCCTTGTTTACTTGGGGGGATATCGGAAAAATAACGCCTTGCCGGCCTATCGACAGATCGGTCCCGCCGCCGCCCAGGGGCCTCCGTTCGACATCTCCGCGAGCTTCCTTTCCGCCGATGACACAAGTTCATCGAGGATCTCCCGAACGGGTTGTACCTTCTTCACGAAAGCGACGCTCTGCCCCGCCATCAGCGACCCGTGCTCGACGTCGCCGTCAACGACGGCGCGCCGAAGTGCGCCCATCCAGAACTCCTCGAGACGGAGCTGCGCCTCCTCGCGCGGAAGCTCGCCGGACTTGACCTTGTTCAACAGGTCGAGCTGCAGGCGGTTGAAGTCTTTCGTCCCTTCGTTCACGATCGCACGCACGGGGATCGTCGGAAGCGAGGGATCGAACTGCGAGGTGGGCATGGCGTCCCGGGCCTGCGCGCGGATGAACGCTTCCTTGAAACGGGGGTGGGCTACGCACTCCTCCGCCGCGACGAACCGAGTTCCCAGCTGCGCTCCGGACGCCCCGAGCGCCAGGTACTGGGCGATCATCTCGCCGGTGCCGATCCCGCCGGCCACGAAAATGGGGACCTCGGTTATGCTGAGGAGAAATTCCTGCGCCAGGACGGACGTGGCGACGGGGCCGATGTGTCCGCCGGCTTCGTTTCCTTCGATGACCAGGGCGTCCGCGCCCTGCTTGATCAGGCGCCGCGCGAGCGACAGCACCGGCGCGAAGCAGATGACCTTGGCTCCGGAAGCCTTTGCCTGCTCGATATCCTTCCCCGAAGGGATGCTGCCCGCGAAAAAGATGAACGGCGCCTTTTCCCGGACCGCCACGTCGATGTGGTCCCGGAAAGACGGGGCTACCGTTATCAGGTTCACCCCGAATGGATATATAGTCTTCCGCCGGGTTTCCGCTATCTCATTCGCAAGCAGGTCGGGCGGCATGTTCCCCGCGGCGAGGACGCCGAATCCCCCCCCGTTCGAAATGGCGGCGACGAGGTTCGATTCGGAAACCCAGGTCATGGCGCCGCACAGGATGGCGTAACGGGTGCCGAGAAAATCGGTCCCGCGCTTCCATGCAGCGTCAAGGTGTTTCAATTCCATCGATGGCTCTCCTGAAAACGATCCGTAAAACTATATCATATGCCGCCCCGAACCGCCCCGTAAATGGAACGACCGGGAATCCCGCAGGGATTTGATATATTACCGCTATGGTTCTGCAGAGCGAGCTGTACGACATCACCATCGTCGGTGCGGGCCCCGTGGGTCTTTATGCCACCTATTACGCGGGTCTGCGGGACTGCAGGACCAAACTCATCGAGATGTACCCCCAGGCAGGCGGGCGTCTTGTCTCCATGTACCCGGAAAAAGTGGTGTTCGACGTGGCGGGGCATCCGAAGATCGTCGCCGCTGAACTGATCCGCCTGCTCACGGAACAGGCGATGCAATACCATCCGGCGGTGGTCATGAACGAGCGCGTCAACGGGCTGCGCGTGCTTGGGGAACGGGTCATCGAGCTGACGACGAACGCGGGGAAGCATTACACGCAGACGGCCATCATCGCAGTCGGTTCCGGCGCCTTCGTCCCCCGAAAACTCGACATACCGAACCTGATCGACATGGAAGGAAACGGCATCTACTACTGGCTGAAGTCGTTCGAAGGGCTCCGTGGAAAGAAGGTCCTCATCGTAGGCGGAGGAAACAGCGCGGTGGACTGGGCCCTCTCGCTGGAGGGAATCGCCGCTGAAGTCACCCTCGCTCACCGGACTTACAAGTTCCAGGCGCACGAGGCGATGGTCGACAAGCTCCTGGCTTCCAGCGTACGGGTGAAATTTCCCTATTTCGCGCTGAAGGCGGTACTGGGGGAGGACCGCGTGACCGGTGCGGTGATCTGGAACGAACGGAGCGGCAAGGAAGAGGAGATCGAAGTCGACGCCATCGTGCTGTCGATCGGGATGCTCACGAACCTGGAGCCGTTCCGGGAATGGGGTCTGAACATCGTCGGAAGCGGGATCGCCGTCGCGCCCGACATGTCCACCAACATGCCCGGCGTATACGCGGCGGGCGATATCGCCACCTACCCGGGGAAGATCCTGCTGATCACCGCCGGTTCCGGGGAAGCCGCCACCGCCGTCAATTCGGCCAAGGAATACATCGTGGCGGGGGATCTCGGCCGATAGCCGAACGGGCGCTATCTCACCCCGGGCTTTTCGATCTCGAGGAGACGGTCCAGCGCCGCCCGCAGGGCCTTCTCCGTGCCCTTCGCCAGTTCCCCGGAGTCCGTGAACAAGGAAGCGTAATCGAACCCGAGCGATTCTTTCGCGCCTGGGATCTTCGCAAGCTCCGACAGCGCCCTCTTCGCCGCCTGTCCCTCTTTTCTCCTTGCGGCGGCCGCCGCCTCGCCGAACAGCGCGCCGGGGTCCCCCGAAACCTGGGAGGAAAGGAGCCGGAAGCAGTCCGCCGCCTGGTTGTCCATGCCCAGGTACAGGTAGCCGAATCCCAGCATCCGCCGTTCGTAAGCCTCCTGGAAGTCCCGCTTCCCGAGTTCCCTGATCGCCGCCTCCCGGCGGCCGTTTGACTTCGCGAGATCGAGAACGATGGCTTTCAACAGGTAGGGGCGGAAGTAATCCGGGTCGCGCCGTATCGCCTCGTCGAGCCTTTCCAGCGCCGCTTCCGGAATCCCCTTCAGGTCGCCTGACGACGAACGCGCGGACAGGAAAAGCCGTTTGCCGAGGTTATAGTACTGGAGCGCGTAGTTCTTCGGCTTGCGGTCGAGCAGGTACTGCGCCTTTTCCGCTCGCTTCTCCTTTACGATGCCCAGGAAGGCGTCTATCCGGTCCGGGATGTCGTCGCGGGCGGCCGACGGGAAACCGGGATAGGCGTCGATGATCTTGAGCGCGTTGTCCAGGACGATCGTAGTGGGGACGCTGATAACGCCGATTTCGTTGTACACTTTCAGGCCGGCGTCCAGCACCACCGGGAACGAAAGTCCCAACTTCGCAACCGCCGATTTGACCTCGGCCATGTGTTCGGCCTTCATCTCCTGATGGTCCGCGTTGACCGCCAGGAACTTCACTCCCATCTTCTCGTAACGCCGAAGCTCCTTTTCCGCGAAGAGAAGGACATCGGGAGAGCGGGAGCTCCACGTCGCCCAGTAGATGACGACAAGCCCTTTCTCGCCCGCGAAGGACGAGAGCTTGCCTCCGCCTGCGGACACGCCGACGAATTCGTAATCGGGAACCCTGCTCCCTTTATCCATCCCGCGGAGAGCGAACGACGACGCCGACAGCGGAAATGAAAAGGCCCACAGGCAAAGAATCCCCGCGGCCGCGATTTTCCTGCAACCGTTCATCTCCCCCCCCTGCGTCTCAATACTCTATTTCAAGAATTCAACTTCGTATACATATAACCGCCCATGAATGAACGTTAGCCTCAGGGGAGGACCGGGCGAGCCGCTCCTGCGCATCCATGCGCGCGCGGCACGCTGCCCTCCATGGCAGCGAGCGAGGAGCGTAAAGCCGCAGAACGGACATGGAGCGAGAACCAACTGGTGGCATACATGCGGTGGTTCGAGCTCCGAGGCATGCGCCGAGCGGATAGCGAGGAAAAGGCGCCAGGGACGGCGCCGACAGCTTGCCGAGGCGGACCGCTTCGGACCGGACAGGAGGTCCGGGCAGAAGCGGGCCCGGGCAAGGCGTCCCCCGCGAGGGGTACCCCGCGAGGCGTGCCGAGCACGGTCAGCGTATGGGAAACGTAGCGCAAACCTGGCATCCGGATGTATACGGAGCCGAATTCATTAAAGTGAGTGTTTCGCGCGCCAGGCGGAGCGGAGCGCCTCCGCCCTGTTCGAAAATACCCCGTCCGCCCCCGCTTCAACCAGCGCGAAAAACGTTTCCGGATCGTCCACGGTGTAGGGTACCAGCGGCAGCCCCGCCTCCTTCACCTTGCGGATACGGAGAACCGTGAGTCTGCGGTAATCGGGGTGGATCGATGACAGGGAATATCGCAGGCAGAAGGAAATGTCGGACGCCGAAGGCCGTCCCGTCACCAGTCCGCACGGGAGATCCGGGCGAATTTCCCGCGCCGCAAGGCATTCCTCCCGAATGCCGGAAGACAGGACCACGGCGCCGCGGTATCCGGTCTCCGAAAGCGTCCGGCAAACCGCATTCACGCCTCCGGAGGTCTTTATATGGATATTGAGCGGGACCGCTCGCCCGACCAGTTCCAGCACATCGGCCAGGAACGGAAGCGGCTCCCCGTTTTTCAGCAGGACCTTTCGCAGGATCGCCGAGGAACTCGATGCGACGGAAAGGTTCGCTTTCGCAGTCCGGCCCGTGCGGGCGTCATGGAGCACGACCGGGACGTCGTCGGCGGTAAGCCATACATCGAACTCGATCATGTCGGCGCCGTCGGCGACGGCCAGCGAAAACGCCGAATGGGAGTTTTCGAGGGCGCGATTCGACGCCCCGCGATGGGCAACGACGACCGGTCTTTTCCCTTCACACCTGAGAAACGGATTTTCCACAGGTTAAAGATACAGCAACAGCGGGAACAGTCCAAATGGTGAGGGCGGGACCCACTCAGAATCCCGCCCTCGTAGTCCGCTTACCGCTCAGCCGCCGTCAGGGGTAGAAGAACGGGTGATACCGGTAGGAGTAGTAATATGCATTGTACTGGGCTTCGAGGTTCAGCCTCAGTCTCGTCATGTCCTCCTGCCACCTCAAGCGGTCCGCTTCCTCCCGCCGCTGCTTCGCCGCGACCTGCTCGTTGATCTTTTCCTCTTCCAGCCGGGCAGCCGCCGCCACGTTGAGGAAGACGTCCTTCCTGTTCCGGATCGCGGTCTTCGCCTCATCGCTCGTATAATTCCAGAAGACTTCGTCCCCGACGCTGACCGCGTATGGCGGTACGTTCAACATGTCGACGTATAACTCATCCCCGTAGACGCTGTAAACCTTTCCGATCCCGATGAAATCACCCTGTATGGAATAGACGGAAATTTCGTCGCCCGCCCGGAAATACCCGCTTACCTCCTGCACCAGGTAGCGGCTTCCGTCATCCCCGGCATTCCGCTTGACGACCCCGGCGGCGCGGGAGTTGGAGGAGGGAAAAGTTCTCTGCGTGATCTCGAGTTTAGCCATCTGGAGGCAACCGTTTACTTCTTCCGCCACGGCGGAGCCGGCCATCGCCCCGATAAATACTCCGACGATCAACAGGGACAATACATTCCTCGACATGGCATCGTCCTCCCATTCGCATCCGTTACGCCGCGCGACGCCAAGTGCACCGCTGCGTCTTCGGTTATTGGAATCGTTATTAAGATGCGGAGTTACGCTCAGGAGGTTCCGCTTCCCGCATGGTAAAATCCCACCGTATGTTGCGCGTGATCCATAACCCGGTCGCCGGTCCGAGGGCCGCTGCAGGGATCGACCGGATCCGGGCGTTTCTCTCCGCCCGGGGAATCCCCTTCGAAATACTCAAAACCTCCGGTCCGGGTGATGCTACCGTATTGGCGAGGGAGGCGGCGCACGCCGGGGCGGAAACGGTTATCGCCGTCGGCGGGGACGGAACGGTAAACGAGGTCGCCAACGGACTGGCCGGGAGTTCCACGAGACTTGTGGTAGTACCCCACGGAACGGGTAACGTAATATCCCGTGAAGTCGGTCTCCCTGCCACGGTGGAGGGCTGCCTGGGACTCATCGAAAGCGGTAAGACGATCGAGGTCCCGCTTGCGCGCGCTGAAAACAGGTACTTCCTGCTCATGGCCTCGGCGGGATTCGACGCCGAGGTCGTGGCGAGAATGAGCCACCGCCAGAAGAACATCCTGGGAATGGGGGCTTATTACCTGGCGGGAATACGCCACCTGGTTCGCACGCAGCCCACGTTGTGGATGGAGTTTCCCGACAGGGAACGGATGGAAGCCCAGGCCTTGATCCTGTGCCGCGGGAAAACGTACGGCATCGCCACGATGGTCCCGGACGGAAACCTGGAAGGAAGGACATTGAAGGTCATCGCCCTGTGCAAGACCGGCAGATGGGCGATCCTGCGCTTCGCGATCCAGGCGCTTCGCGGGAAGCACCTCTCCTCACCCGGGGTACATACCCGGGAAACCCGGTCCGTGTTCGTGCGCTCCCGCATCCCCTCCGCCGCCCAGGTGGACGGGGACTACCTTTGCCCCCTACCTGTCCGGTTCGAGATGACCGACACGAAGCTCCGGCTCGTGGTGCCGCAGGAATATGGAGCCCGGACGGGCTGAGTCCCCCCTACCTCAACCGCTGTCACAACGCCGCCTCCCCCGATTGACGGTCTTCCCAATACAGCGGCGAGGAAATAAGAAAATCCGCCGTTCTATGGTTGCACGCGGTCGGAACGTCGTGCAGCACGGCGAGCCTCAGCAGCGCCTTCACGTCCACGTCGTGAGGATGGGGAGAAAGCGGATCCCAGAAAAAAACGAGAAGGTCCACCTTACCCTCCGCGATCATGGCGCCGACCTGCGCATCCCCCCCTTCCGGACCGTGGCGCAGAAGGTTGACGGGGAGTCCCACGCCTGCGATGATCTCCTCCCCCGTGGACCGGGTCGCGAACAGCTCCTTGGCGGCCAGCGCATCCCTGTTGAAACGGGCCCACTCGATGATGTCCCCTTTCTTCGCATCATGAGCTATGAGAACGATCCTGTTCATACGTCTTCCTCCGCGTTCTCTGTCGGGATAATGGCCGTCGTCTGGACGGCGGAAGGCTTTTCACTTCTAAATGAGATGATCCCTCGCGAAGAAAGAATCGCCCTGTGTCTTCTTCCCCTGCGCTTCCGGCTTCGGCAGTTTGGCCCGGATGCCGGCGGGCTCCCCCATTCCGTTTCGCCGCAAGATATAATGGGACCCGATCCACCGTTCCAGGGAGATGCCTTGGGCCGATCCATCCTTATAGTGGAAGACGAAAAGGAGATCAGGGACCTCCTCGCCCACTATCTTAAAAAGGAAGGTTTCACCCCCATCCTCGCCCGTGACGGAGAGGAGGGTTTCACTAAGGCCCGTTCCGAAAAACCGGATATGATCCTGCTCGACATTCTCCTTCCGAAAATGGACGGGCTGGAGCTCCTGAGAAAGTTCCGCGCCGATCAGGAGATCGCCCGGACCCCCGTGGCGATGCTCACCGCGAAAGGCGACGAGACGGACCGGATCGTCGGGCTGGAGCTGGGTGCGGACGACTACATCCCCAAACCTTTCAGCCCCCGCGAGGTCGTCGCCCGAATAAAGGCCATCTTCAGGCGCAGCATGAAGGCCCCCGAAGAAATCGAAGAGAAGGTTTACGACTACGGCGGATTGCGTATGGACGTCCCCCGGCACGAGGTGCGGCACGACGGCAAATCCGTCCCGCTGACCACCAAGGAATTCCGCATACTCCAGGCCCTCCTGTCCGCGCCGGCGGGCCGGGTCCTCACCCGGGAATCGATCCTCGAAAAAGTCTGGGGTGGAGGGACCTACGTGACCGACAGGACGGTCGACGTCCACATCGCGAAGCTTCGGCGGAAGATCCCGTTACTTTCGAAGGCGATCGAAACGGTCAAGGACGTCGGCTACAAGTTGCGGGAGAGGTGACCGCTTGCGGGCGCGGATCTCCATCGCGACGAAGTTCTTCCTGACCTATTTCGTGATCACCGGTGCCGCGCTGACATTCGCCGGGATGGCCGGCTATCTTCAGTTCCGCAAGTATGCGACGGAGGAAGTGGACGGGAACCTCCAGAGGCAGGCACGCATCGTTTCGGAGGTGTTCCGCCCCCTTTTGGATCGGCCGTCGCCGGAACGCGGAAACATCGCCGCGGAGGGCGACCGTGTCGGCAAGGACCTGGAGATCCGCCTCACGATCATCCTGCCGGACGGGACGGTCGTTGCGGATTCCACCGTGGGGGCATCACGGATCGCGGAGATGGAAAACCACGCGGACCGGCCTGAAGTCCTGGCGGCCCTCTCCGGCGGGACCGGCGTATCCTTGCGACGCAGCATGACGGTCAGGGAGGAGGAACGGTACCTGGCCATCCCGATACTTTCCGGAGGGCGGACGGTGGGGATCGCGCGGACGGCCATCCCGGTCACGCTGCTTTACAGGAGGCTCGAACGGATCCGCACGATCACCTGGGGAACCGGAGTCGCGGCATTCCTCCTGATGCTCGCCGGGACCGCGATCCGGGCGAAACATGTGGCAGGTCCACTGAAGGAGATGACCGCCGCCGCGCGTGAGCTGGCATCCGGAAATTTCGGGAAACGCATACGCGCGAATACCGGCGACGAACTGGAAACGCTGGCGGACGCGCTGAACACCACCTCATCCCGACTCGAGGAAACCATCTCCCGGCTTGAAGCTAAAAGGACCCGGCTTGCGACGATAATCGAAAGCCTCTCCGAGGGTGTGGTCGTGGTCGGCCACGACCGCACGGCGCGGATACTGAACCGCGAAGCCGCAAACATCCTGGGAACGGCCGTCCCGCCGCCGGAGGGACGCCCCGTCGCTGAAGCGATCCGCCACCCGGAGGTACTGGCGTTCATAGACGGGTGGATAATGGGAGAGAAACCGGCGCCGAGGGAAACCTTCATCCCCACGCGCACCGGCGATCGGGTTGTCCGCATGGCGGGAGTAACGGTGCCGTCCTCAGCGAACCAGGCTCCCGACCTGCTGCTCACGCTTCGGGACGTGACGGAAGAGAAGCGGCTGGCGCGCATGAAAAGCGACTTCGTCTCCAACGCCTCGCATGAGTTGAAGACACCTCTCACGAATATCCGCGGTTATCTGGAAGCGATCGACGACTCGTTAAAGGAAGGCGCTCCGGTCGATCCCTCCTTCCTGTCGATCGCCTGCTCGAACGCGCTCCGGATGGACCGGCTCATCGACGACCTGCTCGAGCTTTCAAAGGCCGAGTCCGGGCAATCCGCGCTGGAGTACGAAGAAGTCCCGCTTCCAGCATTTCTCGACCGTGCCGCAGCGCTTCACCGTCCGTCTGCGGAGCTTGCTGGCAAGACCCTGGAGATCAAGGCGGAAAACGCCGTCCTGCGTGCGGACCTCCGCAAGCTCACCCTGGCCGTTTCGAACCTGCTGGACAACGCGATCAAGTATGGCAAGGCAGGTGGGCGCATAACGCTTTCCGGCAGAGCCGAAGAGGGAGCCTGCCTCCTGGAGGTCGCCGACGACGGGCCGGGGATTTCTTCCGAGCACCTACCGAGAATCTTCGAGCGGTTCTACCGGGTGGACAAGGGCAGGTCCCGCGACCTGGGGGGGACCGGCCTGGGCCTCTCCATCGCGAAGCACATCGTCGAGTCCCACCAGGGAACGATCCGCGTCGAAAGCCGCCTCGGCGTCGGAACACGGTTCTTCATCCGTATCCCCGTGTAGATCGTTTTCAGCCGCCGCTTTCTTAACACGAACTTAACACCCTCCTCACGTCTCCTTGAACTACATTCCGTAGGATTCCTTCATGGCTATTAGTTCAGGCAAAAATATATGGAGGAAAGAGATGATGAGAATGCGTTACGGCTGGATGATCTGCTTGTTGTTCGCTGCATTGTCCTTCGCTGCGGCGGTTCCGATGGCGGCTGCGCAATCGCTTTCGATCACCGGGGCGGGGGCGACGTTCCCTTACCCGCTCTATTCGAAATGGTTCTACGAGTATTCCAATTCACACCCGGGATTGAAGTTCAATTACCAGTCGATCGGCTCCGGCGGCGGCGTCAGGCAAATCACCGCGGGGACCGTCGATTTCGGCGCCAGCGACGCGCCTTTGACCGAGGATGAACTTAAAAAACTTCCCGGCCCGATCTTCCACATCCCCACGGCGATCGGCGCGGTGGCGGTCGTTTACAACCTCAAGGGAGTGGCCGCGGGCCTCAAACTGACCCCTGATGTTTTCGTGGATATCTATTTAGGGAGGATCAAGCGCTGGAACGATCCGGGGATCGCATCCCTGAATCCCGGAATCCCGCTTCCGGCGGCGAACATTATTGTCGCGCACCGCTCGGACGGTTCGGGGACGACGGACATCTTCACCAATTACCTCTCGGCGGTCAGCTCCGAGTGGAGGGCGAAGATCGGCCGCGGAAAATCGGTCAATTGGCCGGTAGGAATCGGCGGTAAAGGAAACGAGGGAGTCGCGGGGGTGGTGAAGCAGACACCCGGCGCCATCGGGTACGTCGAACTGGCCTACGCCATGCAGAACAGGATGACGGCGGCCGCCCTTAAGAACAAGGATGGGAACTTCGTACTTCCGACGCTCGATTCCACCTCCGCTGCGGCGGCCGGGGCGTCGAAAACGATGCCCGCGGACTTCCGCCTGACGCTGGTGAACGCCCCGGGGAAGGACTCCTACGGCATCTGCGGGCTGACCTGGCTGCTGATCTACAAGGACCAGAGGGACGAGGCGAATGGGAAGGCGATAGTCGGGTTTCTAAAGTGGGCGATCCGCGACGGCCAGAAGATGAACGCGCCGCTCCTCTACGCCCCGATCCCCGCGCCGGTGGCGGAAAAGGTGGACAAGACCATCCGCCAGATCAATTACAGGGGGAAAAGCCTGTATTGATCACCCCCGGAAGGCACGTAATGGCAGATGATCGGGTACACCGCGAGGCGTGCGAGCCTCGTAACTTCACACAGACGAAGCGCCTTTCGGGGGCGTAATTACCGGGGAGATTGAATCGTGCGCGGAGCATCCGACAATCCGAAGGACCTCATCTTCGAGAAGACGACCGCCTTCTTCGCGTTCGGCGTGTTGTTTCTCGCCGTCCTTCTTTTGGCGCTGCTGGTGCGGGAGTCGCTTCCCGCGATCAAAAAATTCGGCGCATCGTTCCTGCTGACGAAAACGTGGGACCCTGTCGCGGAGGATTTCGGGGCCCTCACGTTCATATACGGAACTATCGTCTCATCCTTCATCGCGCTCCTTATCGCGGTCCCGCTTGCGGTCGGGTCCGCCATCTTCATCAACGAGTTCGCGCCGGATTGGCTCAAAACCCCCGTCGCGTTCCTCGCGGAGCTCCTCGCTGCCATACCGAGCGTGATCTACGGCCTTTGGGGAATCT is drawn from Deltaproteobacteria bacterium and contains these coding sequences:
- a CDS encoding HAMP domain-containing protein, which translates into the protein MRARISIATKFFLTYFVITGAALTFAGMAGYLQFRKYATEEVDGNLQRQARIVSEVFRPLLDRPSPERGNIAAEGDRVGKDLEIRLTIILPDGTVVADSTVGASRIAEMENHADRPEVLAALSGGTGVSLRRSMTVREEERYLAIPILSGGRTVGIARTAIPVTLLYRRLERIRTITWGTGVAAFLLMLAGTAIRAKHVAGPLKEMTAAARELASGNFGKRIRANTGDELETLADALNTTSSRLEETISRLEAKRTRLATIIESLSEGVVVVGHDRTARILNREAANILGTAVPPPEGRPVAEAIRHPEVLAFIDGWIMGEKPAPRETFIPTRTGDRVVRMAGVTVPSSANQAPDLLLTLRDVTEEKRLARMKSDFVSNASHELKTPLTNIRGYLEAIDDSLKEGAPVDPSFLSIACSNALRMDRLIDDLLELSKAESGQSALEYEEVPLPAFLDRAAALHRPSAELAGKTLEIKAENAVLRADLRKLTLAVSNLLDNAIKYGKAGGRITLSGRAEEGACLLEVADDGPGISSEHLPRIFERFYRVDKGRSRDLGGTGLGLSIAKHIVESHQGTIRVESRLGVGTRFFIRIPV
- the pstS gene encoding phosphate ABC transporter substrate-binding protein PstS, with amino-acid sequence MICLLFAALSFAAAVPMAAAQSLSITGAGATFPYPLYSKWFYEYSNSHPGLKFNYQSIGSGGGVRQITAGTVDFGASDAPLTEDELKKLPGPIFHIPTAIGAVAVVYNLKGVAAGLKLTPDVFVDIYLGRIKRWNDPGIASLNPGIPLPAANIIVAHRSDGSGTTDIFTNYLSAVSSEWRAKIGRGKSVNWPVGIGGKGNEGVAGVVKQTPGAIGYVELAYAMQNRMTAAALKNKDGNFVLPTLDSTSAAAAGASKTMPADFRLTLVNAPGKDSYGICGLTWLLIYKDQRDEANGKAIVGFLKWAIRDGQKMNAPLLYAPIPAPVAEKVDKTIRQINYRGKSLY